Proteins from one Candidatus Binatia bacterium genomic window:
- a CDS encoding VOC family protein: MAKAQIKHMAIASENYALMGRFYEALFHLRTSPRAKPESAVVVGDGYVGMNINPRRSGRQAGFDHFGFEVDSVETVLGRIKAKYPSVNVLKRPGNRPFAGLSAHDPAGNVFDLSQKGMENRRDVYEDGDWKQDRTISHFGLRTVMPELLARFYVDLFELRAQEKPAGDPNHYLSDGRVTLIVMPWNINDYAGSGIERPAPEHIGFKVESVEAFKKDLETLIGRNPRLSPSPIGGGPEGAARLKLFTASCPFGKYHLADPDGVLIDVSDA; this comes from the coding sequence ATGGCAAAAGCACAAATCAAGCACATGGCCATTGCGAGCGAAAATTACGCTCTCATGGGACGATTTTACGAAGCATTGTTTCACCTGCGCACCTCGCCGCGCGCGAAACCGGAAAGCGCCGTCGTCGTCGGCGACGGCTACGTCGGCATGAACATCAACCCGCGTAGGTCGGGTCGACAGGCCGGCTTCGACCACTTTGGCTTCGAGGTGGACAGCGTCGAAACGGTTCTGGGGCGAATCAAAGCGAAGTACCCGTCGGTCAACGTGCTCAAGCGTCCCGGCAACCGGCCGTTCGCCGGGCTGAGCGCGCACGATCCCGCGGGCAATGTCTTCGATCTTTCACAGAAGGGAATGGAAAATCGCCGCGACGTTTACGAAGACGGCGACTGGAAACAGGATCGCACAATCAGCCACTTCGGTCTGAGAACGGTCATGCCGGAACTGCTGGCGCGGTTCTACGTCGATCTGTTCGAGCTGCGCGCCCAGGAAAAACCGGCCGGCGATCCTAACCACTACTTGTCGGACGGTCGAGTGACTCTCATCGTCATGCCGTGGAACATCAACGACTATGCGGGATCCGGCATCGAGCGGCCGGCGCCCGAGCATATCGGTTTCAAGGTGGAGAGCGTCGAGGCGTTCAAGAAGGATCTCGAGACATTGATCGGACGAAATCCACGGCTCTCACCCAGCCCCATCGGCGGCGGGCCGGAGGGCGCAGCGCGGCTCAAGCTGTTCACCGCGTCGTGTCCTTTCGGCAAATACCATCTCGCCGACCCCGACGGCGTGCTGATCGACGTGTCGGACGCATAG
- a CDS encoding alpha/beta hydrolase: MPTEKFVQVDGLKTRYLEEGSGTEVLLLHGASLGSSADVWECNLEPLARHGLRAIAFDQPGFGLTDNPRDFSVAYRRRFILQFMDALRIKKASLVGHSQAGNMAVGLAFDQPDRTSKVVALATGSLLPPLAESGKGGGGEGEEGGSSEPSLNDTRALLEHNLFNHSLITPEVLEKRHRMSVGKNFQAFLERAKAPRGGGKDAVPIWERLHQLLVPLLMIYGKQDRSSAAARAAALKERFPTLNLHLLDKCKHLAQWDAAEEFVSLSGKFLAP, translated from the coding sequence ATGCCGACTGAGAAATTCGTTCAGGTTGATGGTCTCAAGACCCGCTACCTCGAAGAAGGAAGCGGTACGGAAGTTTTGCTATTGCACGGCGCTTCGCTCGGCTCGTCGGCGGACGTTTGGGAGTGCAACCTCGAGCCGCTGGCTCGCCATGGCCTCCGCGCCATCGCCTTCGATCAGCCCGGCTTCGGCCTCACCGACAATCCTAGAGATTTTTCAGTAGCTTACCGACGCCGATTCATCCTTCAGTTCATGGACGCGTTGCGAATTAAAAAGGCGAGTCTCGTCGGCCACTCGCAAGCCGGAAACATGGCGGTCGGCCTCGCCTTCGATCAGCCGGATCGGACTTCCAAGGTTGTCGCGCTCGCGACCGGCAGCCTGCTTCCCCCGTTGGCTGAAAGCGGAAAAGGCGGCGGTGGGGAGGGAGAAGAGGGAGGAAGCTCCGAGCCTAGTCTCAATGATACCCGCGCGCTGCTGGAACACAATCTCTTCAACCATTCCTTGATTACACCGGAAGTCTTGGAGAAGCGCCATCGCATGAGCGTAGGCAAGAATTTTCAAGCTTTCCTTGAGCGAGCAAAAGCTCCGCGAGGCGGCGGCAAAGATGCTGTGCCTATTTGGGAGCGTCTGCACCAACTGCTCGTGCCTTTGCTAATGATCTATGGCAAGCAGGACCGCAGCTCCGCGGCAGCCAGAGCCGCTGCGCTCAAGGAGCGGTTTCCTACACTCAACCTCCACCTTTTGGACAAATGTAAGCATCTTGCTCAATGGGACGCGGCGGAAGAGTTCGTTTCACTTAGCGGTAAATTCCTCGCGCCTTAG